In Camelina sativa cultivar DH55 chromosome 13, Cs, whole genome shotgun sequence, the genomic window TTGTAGAAACAAAGGGTTCGGATCAGATTGGACCAGGTAAAGTCCTAAAAGAACTCCTCCTGATAAGATACATGAAAGAAACAGAAGTGTGACAATGTATATTCTTGGATCACCTTTTCTCTGATCCATTCGAACTCCCGACCACTGGATGTTTGAAAACAACACAATAAGgatttggtttctcttttttctttctttcttttttcctcgaGAAAATTTgtgttgaacaaaaaaaaagttgggtgTAACAGAAAACTGAAAAGAGCGCTTAATGCGGACTCGGTTTTATTTattgactttgttttttctttctttttttcgcTAAATTATTACTGCAAAGAGTTTTTATTTAGTAGAGTCGTTGTGAGGTTGTTGTAGACTTTTTTACGCTCTAAGAGTGAAAATAGGAAATGTATAACTAACTTATTAGTAACAAATTGAATTCGAGAAActatggtttaattttttttttcttttcagtatGATTGTTGCGGTTTGATTAATTATCGCCCGattcattttgttttagtgCTGAATGCTGATGATAATATACCAAAAAGGCCacgtaaaaatatatgtatataaaaaatttaagactTATGTTATCGACTTGTCGTGCTATCGACCAAGATGCGACGAACGTTCACGATGTCTAATACATGAGCTccactttttttgaaaaaggttacttaagattttttttggtgacaCAACGTACAGATCTTTTGTTCATCTATTTTATTCACATTTCTAGCAACAATGCCCACaactgtttcttttctttgttcacATTGAATTGAATCCAAAAACATGTGTCCTTTTAAAATGTTCAAACTTATTAATCACGTATAATTAGCATTTAAGTTAAAATTCAGACTTAATGAAACAGTTTTGTCCTACTAAGGATatcaattttcttaattatatttcaaaatcagATTCTATTCTTGGTCTTCCTAGCTTGAGACCTTAGGTCGACTAGACTTCATTTCCTCAACAGTCGTTGACGagaagaatgtttttttttttttttttaagtttctaacATCTTTTGGATAATGATTTTATCATGTTAAACAAACTCTTAAGTTAATTAGCAAGggtcatttaattaattagtgttATTTCATGTTTTTGAGCTCAATTGTACTAAATATCCAGAGTTGCGCAATCATTAATAGAAGATGGCGATGGCTGATCGATGGGGCATATATATAACTCGGACCGAGTATCAAATTTTACCTCAAGTATGTGAgcatataaattttgtttatctaTGTTAAACAACATATGGTGTGATGCCTATGCTTTGTCTAGTCACATTATGTGGTTATATCTGTTTCATGTAGGACAGTAAAGTAGTCCCGCTTTTCAACATTGCAACAGTTCTTTGACAAAGTCAGAAAACACAATACAAACAAACGTACAAATtcaaatacacacacacacacacaaaaaaacacataagtCTCACTaagtcacaacaacaacaacaacaaaaaacccAAACCACTAGAAAACGCAATATTGCAAAGAGAGTACTACGTATAATACACGCTCATAAAAAGCACACCACTCATACAGTCATAGGCAATCGAATTCAAACAAATCAAGAAGTAGGACACTAGCTAacgaaatcaaaatattattcatatatattcgTTTAAACCTTATACATGTGAATGAGATTCTTTCTAGACATAATTCATAATCCAAGAAGATCActgatattttttaaacgaaTTAAAATCTCATTTGGTATTTGCGAGTGGTAAGTTTTTATTTAGAGTTGGGGTCCAAAAGGACCTACAACCCTGCAAATATATTCATCGTTTTATGCTCTCCGTTCGAAATCGATGAACATACTAACTTGTTTTGCATGTATGATTAAAGATTCTTTTCTGATCTCCAACTTTTCTTCTGCCAGCATGTTCTTTTTGGATTATACGTGATTTTTAGTCAACATGTTCACATTTATCCCTAGATCAACGATGATGTATGAAGACAACAAGCTAGCTAGCTATTGGAAAAGCTTTACTCGTTAGCTTTACCATGAGCAAAAATTTCACCTCTTTGATAAAATCACATTGCTTTTTGTAGTGGATGTTCCATAAATTCAGGAGGAGGGAGACAACAAATTActcctaaatatatttttcacttttttctttaatcttcaAAAAGTGTTTACTATATCAGTAAACAACTAAACATTACTAAGCACAGagtattaacaacaacaaaaaaagagtcaatGATATTTATAACTTGATGTTTCAAAGAAACATttacttaaaaaacaaaacaaaatgaaacgtgttttaatttaattgggtAAACGGTAATTTCTCGATCGATCATACCTCGAGAAAACAAATCTCCCCGTCGATAAACTCCTCACCACAAAACTCGATACTCCGCTTCTCTCACTCGCCGCCGTCGTCTTCCCTTCGTCGTCACCTTCTCTCCGTCGCGAAGTCCCGACGCCGCCTGTTTCTCCTTCGccttcctcctcatcatcaatctctctcAGAACATCAGCGATCGATACCACTACACCAGAGTCCAGCGACGTCGATCTCCGAATCGGCTGCGACTCTCCATCCTTACTCTCCCATCGTTGCTCCTCTAATTCCGATCTACCGTCATTACTACTCCGAGATCCGGTTTCCAGATCTTCGATCACAACAACAACGGAACCGAAATCGAAATCACCGGTTTGATTTTGAGAACCGGCTGTATTCGAATCGATTTCCGATTCCGGTACGGTTCGGTTAGCTACGACGAGTTGTCTTGagtcagcatcatcatcatcaaccgcGGTTGTGGTGGTGTGAGTGTGATGATTAACTCCGGTGACGAAAGCGCGGCAAAGAGGACAGTTAGAGTGAGATTTCAACCAAGTATCAATACAAGGAAGATGAAACGCGTGGTTACATTTCGGCAACAGTCTCAAGCTCTCGTTCTCTTCGAACTCGCTTAAACAAACAGAGCAATCAGAACCATCGACGAAACCATCTCCTTTTCTATATTTGTAAACCGTGATTGATTTAATCGTAGACTCGTTGAGACCATCTCCAGTAGTATTGGTATTGGAGTGTCTTTGCGTGGAGGAGAAGGTACCTTCACCGTTACGATTGTTGTTAAGGTTAAGAGTAGAAGAAGTATCTGAGGAGGAGGAGTGGTGGCGATGGCAGTATTTTGAGATGAGAGTGTAGTAGCTGACGAGGATGAAGGCGGAGACGAGGATTCCGATGAGAGCGATGAGGAGAGGGGAGAAGGTgttggaggaagaggaggaagagtcGTCGTCTAGGAagaaagaaggaggaggaggagggaagaTGAGGTAACACCATTGAGGGCAGTAGATGTTACAGACTCCTTGAGAGCAATCGTTGTATGAATCGTATGGTGACCATGGGTTAGGGTTTGACATTGAAcccatttgtttgtttgtgttgcagaagagagagaaattaaggacgaagaagaaaaagaagaagaagaagaagagagagagttttgagGTGGAGTGTCAcagtctctttctctctctctccttatcTTTTTGGGCTCTATGTGACacagagtgtttttttttttgttgactttgaTTAGTATCTTTGGACAAATAATAagattaactcttttttttttttttttttaaagatatgtctgtatgtttattaatattggTTGTACATGTTTAACATCAGTTTACAActaactttctttaaataaattttaaaactcaattAGTATATGTTTATGTGGTCTCGCTTTATGTGAAACGAATGATTTGGCGTAACCTGTTGTGCCTTAGTTATCATATAGATTCTACAGATTACatgtttttcctttctttttaaATGTCTTTCAGATAAGTAAATGGGCAATTCTCGAAAAATAGGAGTAGATAATACATTTGACGTATGTGTATACCTTTAAGCATTGTCCAAGGCGTTTGAGAATGATATATGATATGTcttgatgttatttttattgtttggtaatGGGTGAAGTTACGTAGATATACATGTTAAGTAGCTTTCATTTCAAGCATACCATTTGTTGGTACATTGTTGGTGAACACGACTACCTAAAGGAGTCTTAACCATATATTGGCCACCTGGTAACTGCTAATCATTCATGTAACTGTTAATATATTGATCGTTTGGTTGGTTACTTATTATATAGTGTCCGTTGTTCGATAGATATACGAGGGCAGTGTAATGTTCATTTTGCTCTATTTTCTGAGCTTGtaatccttttttatttttttgggatcTTGATCATCACAGTTCACATGGCATGAATTCATCTACTACAATATAACTcgataagaaaacaaataacagCTAAACACCATGAATACATGATAACAAGAATCGATCACTGCATTACACGTATGTATATTTTTAGGCGTATAAAGTATGATATTCACCTGCCTTAGCTCAGGGTCGGTCATGTGAGGCACTGACTCTTTTATATAGTATAAACCGATATGAATATATAAACGCACGTGGCTAAATGTATGTCTTAATTTGTATTTGGAGGGGAAAAAGAAACATCTATTTTCAAACCAACCCAAAGATGCGATAGctaaacaaacatatttaattCGATTTCTAACCAAATCTATGTATCAAAtgctaaaaaagaaaagtatttaATGATAAGTAAGTGTCTCTACCATGGTTTCAAAATTGACTTTTTATCCTCTGGAAAGGATGATTGTTAACCAACATTTTAaccaaatatatacaaaatgactacAAAATAATAGggcaaaataacaaaaaatcagATTACAATGAAAGAGAGTGATATCCTTGTATGTTTTTAGAGCATTTGAAATGTAATGTTGtacatttttcatcttttttcgAATGGACATGAACACCAAATAATTGAAGTgatgtaaagaagaagataactttAATTGTAAAAGGTCAGTAGGAATTGGTAACTTAGGAAAGAATCATGTAAGTGCGTAATTAGTTGTATATACGTGGCGAAGAATTCCAAAGAGCTCAATCTATTACTATTATAAACCGTGAGGCTGGGAAAAATAAATGTTTCTGATGATTCAACTTGAGTCCAAAGTTACTGTCATCTCTCACTAATTATTccattaacaaataaaattacatttaagAAAAGATGAGGTTGAAAGATAGACTAGAATCTAATCTGATTAGTCACATCGAGGAAGTAGTTGAGTTTAAGTCGGCATTAAACTTGTCTTTTTATGCAGTGATCTGTCCACCACATTTCATCATCCACAAGATTCGTCCACATAGTGTGAACAGTTCACAAAACGTAAACCTGTGTAGGTCAGGTCGgccaaataaatataaaataagcCCGATACAATAAGCCCATAAGATGAGACCGGAATCAACCGGTTCGGTTTTCTCAAGAATTCTCAAAAACCGTTTCTTCTCTAAATCGAAAGCTGGGATTAGTaatccccaccaccaccaccacactGCGATCGGAGAAGAAGCCATGGAAATTTCCCGAGctcgttgtcttcttcttctgatactCTCCTTTTGTTTCCTATCATGTGTTTTGGCTAAATCTTCTCGTCCCATCTCCGTAAGTATCTATGTGCTCGACTCAAATCTCTAAGCTTCGTTGCAATATGGTTGCTGATTTTGCGTTAGGAATCAATTATTTTGTAGGATGTAGAGATCAGGCAGAAGAAGAACGAATGATATGCTGATATAGAAAGGTGAGTTCAGGAAGATAAAggaattgcttttttttttttttttttttttttttttttttttttttttttttttttttttttttttttttttttttttttttNNNNNNNtgcttttttttttttttttttttttctatgcttCTGTTGAGAAAATTTTCTTGATTCTACTGATGTGATTAGGTTGATAAGGAACAACATCAGCtttgaaaaaacttttttgttctCTGTGTTACCCTAAGATTGATTCTTTGGTTACTATCCTTACAGATTGGGGATGTTTGTAGCTTGATTCTTGGTTGTATTGTGATTCATTGTAGAACAATTTGGCTAAATTTGTGAGTTAGTTAGGCAAATTCTTGGCTCTTATTTGctcacttttgtgtgtgtttcgtGTTGTGGAATGACAAACAGTGGGTTATGGGGGTGGCAATGCAAATCATCTGCAATAGCAAAAGAGAATTGTGCGCTGCGATGCCTTTCTCCTGTTTGTTATGAACTCATTTATGAGAGTGATCCGGTGAGGCTTTTTAAAAACGATGATGATTATGTTCATTCTTAaggtttttgtaaatttttctgTCTCTTCTGTATgcaatgtctttgttttgttgtgcAGCTTGAAGAAGGCgaaaaagatttgattagaAGCCAAGAGTACAAGTATTGTATGTACAAGTAAGGTTAAAGCGAcacttctctttttgtttttactaccACTTTCTGGAACTTGACAATCATTGTGGTTCTCATTTCTCATTAGTTGAGGACAAATATGAATGATTGGTGATGTGCAAAGATTTCTTAAAAGGATATAAAGCATCTATATACCGATCTGTTTTTTTGCAGGTCATCAATTGGGGAAAGCCTAGAAGGTGTCCGAGGCAGCTTTTGATTGTATCAAAGAAGAGATTTTCTCAGTGaagacttttttcttttcttttttacctttgCCAAAAACTGAGCGTAGTAGATCTTGAGCTTGAGATATAGTATTCTGCTCTATCAGGTTTGAAGCCTATAAGGCTTTGATTGTTAGTTGGTACAATTGTCAATTTTTGCGTATAGGATGATGTTTACGTCTATGATTGGTAAATACATCAAATCTTAGAAACCATAGTACAAATCAAAGTCCCAAGACTTACATTCAGAAATTATGAGAAAATTACTTTCAGAAAGGATTTGGTTAAGTAAGTTTGGCAacacagaaagaaaagaaaaaaagctgaaAAGAGTTACAATCCATGAGATCAAAACACACCCCTAAAATGATTTCTAACAAATACAAATCATCACATTCATGGAGTAGGATTGAATGATGCAATGAACGCAGCCCCTGTTCAAGTGTGGTCAATTTATAGACGTTCACCTTGCTCACGAGCAATAGAAGCAGAGAGGATTCCAAGATCTCGATTGAGAACAGTCAATGCAGCTTCACACTCAGATACGATTCTGGTTACAGAAGAAGGCTCTCCAGCTACTGTCCCCGATGATCCAATGGAAAGAGCTGCATGTGAGTCTCTTAGGTTCTTCAAGTTTCCTAGGAACTGTTGACAATACAC contains:
- the LOC104735803 gene encoding RING-H2 finger protein ATL52-like — protein: MGSMSNPNPWSPYDSYNDCSQGVCNIYCPQWCYLIFPPPPPSFFLDDDSSSSSSNTFSPLLIALIGILVSAFILVSYYTLISKYCHRHHSSSSDTSSTLNLNNNRNGEGTFSSTQRHSNTNTTGDGLNESTIKSITVYKYRKGDGFVDGSDCSVCLSEFEENESLRLLPKCNHAFHLPCIDTWLKSHSNCPLCRAFVTGVNHHTHTTTTAVDDDDADSRQLVVANRTVPESEIDSNTAGSQNQTGDFDFGSVVVVIEDLETGSRSSNDGRSELEEQRWESKDGESQPIRRSTSLDSGVVVSIADVLREIDDEEEGEGETGGVGTSRRREGDDEGKTTAASERSGVSSFVVRSLSTGRFVFSRYDRSRNYRLPN